The genomic window CCAGGGTAAGCTGGCGAGGGCCCGGGCCGAGCACCAGAAACTGGTCCATACGAAAGAATACGCCGAACGCAATATCCCCGTGGAAGTGGCAAAGTATTACCAGGAGGTCGTGGAATCCCAGGCGGCTTACGAGAACTACGGGAAAGGCACGGTCGCGGCCAGGAAGTGGGTCGTGTCCTCCTTTGCGAGTTTTGATGTCGGGGTGGGAACGGCCAAGGACATGTTCGATGCGATCGATCGTTATGGGAAGAACCAGGGGGAATACCTTTCCGCACTTTACAAGTACAATGTTTCGCTGGCTCGGCTGAGCCATGCGATCGCGGAATACCGGACCGGCGGTTCGTGAGTCGGAATGGAGCTCGGGTGGAACTGAAAGCGGAATAGAACAGGATGCCACACCGGAAATGAACCTGCTCTCAAGGCTCGTGCAATCGTGGGTGGCCTGGGTTCTGCCCAGGCCACGCCTTGTTTTGGGAATGGCTCTTGTCACTGCGGCGGCCTCGCTTTTCCTGGCCGCGACAAAACTGCACGTCCAAACGGATCAGCTGGAGCTGATCTCCGCCAAGCACCCCTTGATTGCCCTTTCCAGGAAACTGGAACCTTTCAATTTTGACGGCCGGGCGACGTTTTCCGTCGTGATCAAGGCTCCCACGCCGCGGCAAGCCGTCGCCTTCATCTCCGAGCTGGGGGCTCGTGTCGGAAAAGACGCCGCGCACTTCAGAGACGTGTTTTACCGGGTGGACCCCGACCTGTTCAAGAAATGGGCCCTGCTTTACCTGGACCGGAAGGACCTCCTGCAAATCAGGGAAAGCCTTGAAGAACATTCCAAAATGATCGCGGAGTTGTCCGCGGAGCCCGACCTGCTCGGATTCCTGAAGCTGGTGAACCGGGAGATGGCTTCGCGCATGGTGGGAGAGCTGTTCACGGGCTTCCTCGACGAAGACCCTGCCGCGAAAAGGTCCAAGGGCAAAGAGCCCATGGACCTGGGCTTTCTCATCCAGACGCTCAGCGGGCTCTCCAGCTATCTCGACGGCCATGACAAATACACCTCCCCATGGTCTTCATTTTTCAAGAGCAAGGCCTGGGATCTCGATCAGGAAGGGTATTTCTGGGAGGCGAACAAGCGCTTCGCGGTCTTGATAGCCATTCCGGCGAAGCTGGCCGTGGACGCGTTCAGTGACACTCAGATATCTCTCGGCGCGCTCAGGCGGCATGTTCGCGATGTGAAAGCGCTCCATCCGGACGTCGAAGCCGGTGTGACCGGCCAGGAAGCCCTGAACAACGATGAAATGAGGACGGTCCTGGGGGATATGAGCGTGGCGACGTGGCTCTCCCTGCTCGGCGTGTTTGTGCTCCTGATCTTGTTTCTTCGGAGCCTGCGCAGATCCGTCATCGAGGTGGCGACCCTGATCGTCGGCCTCTGCTGGACATTCGGATGGACTACGATTTTCATAGGCCACCTGAATATTTTGTCCGTCGTCTTTGCGCCTCTGCTGTGCGGGCTGGGCGTCGACTACGGAATTCACTGGATGGCCAGGTTTGAGGAAGAGGAGCGTGGCGGGGCGCTCGACAACCGGGCGCTGACCGAAAGAGTGATGGACCGGTCGGGCCCCGGCATTGTTCTGGCCGGGCTGAGCGCGGCTTTTTCCTTCATTCCGTTCGTGTTGACCGGGTTCGCGGGCTTGATGGAATTGGGGCTGATCACCGGCATGGGCATTTTGCTGATTCTGCTTGCGGGTTTTACCGTTCTGCCGGCCTTGATGATTATTTTCGGAGGATGTCGCAAGAGAGCGGAGGTCGATCCCGGTATTCAAGCCGAGCGCGACCTGATCCGGCTGGGGAGGGGTTCGGCGAGTCTCGTCCTGGCCGCCGCGTTAGGGCTTTGCGTGTTGAGTCTCCTGGGGCTGCGGGGAGTGCGCTTCGAATTGAACCCTCTGCTTCTCCAGGCCGCAAACGCTGAATCCGTGGTATGGGAAAAGACGCTGATCGAACAGTCGGAGCATCAGTTGCTGTCGGCGGCCGCGTTCGCCTCATCTCCCGAGGAGACGTCGGCCAAGGCGAAACGGTTCGAAGCTCTGCCGACGGTCGCGAGCGTCAAGACCGTATTCGGCATTCTTCCCGAGGACCAGGAGGAGAAGCTGCCCCTGTTGAGGGCCCTGCTGCCCCTGATACCCGAAATGCGCCCCTCCCGGGCACAGCCTGATCCCCCCTACATTTCCGACTTGATCGAGACGCTGGAACGGATACGGTTCAAGCTGCAGGACGATCAGGCGGAAAAGTGGGGGGCCGACAAGCCCCTGGTGGAACAGATGGCCACGGTCAGGAACCTGGGTGCAGGCATCATCGGCGCTTTGCGCGCTTCCCCGGAAGGTTTGCAGCGCCTTGCGGGGTATCGGGCCAGGTTTACGGACGACCTGACCGAGACCTGGAGCTTCCTGAGGGACGGTGCGGCGGCGCGGCCCATGACCCTCGATGATACGCCCAAGGTGCTCCGGGACCAGTTTCTCAGGGACGGGCTGTATCTGCTCCGCGTCTTTCCCAGGCAATCCGTCTGGGAAGAGGAAGCCCTCGCCCGATTCGTGAAGGATGTGATGAGCGTCGAAAAGGACGTCGTCGGAGATCCGGTCTCGCTCCATTTGTTCGCTTCGGCCTACAAGAGGGCATGCATGCTCGCGTCCGCCTATGCCCTCGCGGCGATCTTCCTGCTGCTGATTCTGACTTTCCGGAACCTCAGGCACGCCGCGCTCGCGCTCATCCCCCTCGTTGTCGGAACGGTTTGGACCGCGGGCATAATGGGCGTTGCGGGGGTCGACTTCAACCTGGCGAACAGTATGTTCATGCCCCTGGTTGTGGGAGCGGGGGTCGAGTACGCGATCATCATCATCGCCCGCTGGCGGGAGGGCGGGATGCAGCCCGGACATCTGCCCTGGAGCACCGGGAAAGGGGTCATCCTGGCCGCGCTCACCACCACGGTGGGATTCGGGACGCTCATGATTTCCCGTCACCAGGGGATTTTCAGCCTCGGTTTCGTTGCATGGTCCGGGAGCCTGTGTGTTCTGGCAACCGCTATTTTCGTATTGCCGGCGATACTGGCGGGCATGAATCCGCCCGAAGGCATTCCGCTGAAGAAGGAGAAAGACAATGGTACGATGGTTTCAAATTGCCTTGATGTGCCTGTGCTCACTCGTGAGTGCTCTTCCTGTGTCGGCGCAAACCGGAAGCGCCACTGACCAGGTGAAGGTGGTTCTCGACAAAGCGATGGAGATCCAGACCCGGGGCGATCTTCAGGGTGAGGCCCATCGCGCGGAGCGGGCGAAGCTGGTGCGCAAGCTCATCAGCGACAATTTCCTGTCCTCCGAAATGGCCCGGGAGGCGATCAAGGGCCACTGGGACAAACTGTCCGCGGCTCAACGCTCCGAATTCCAGGGGCTCTTCATTGCGCTCTTCCAGGATTCCTACACCCGGATGGTGCTGAACTTTCTGCAGCGGGAAACCATCGAATACCGCGGAGAATCCTCGGAAGGCAAAAGCAAGATGGTGCGGACCGTCATCATGCGCGCCAACGAACACATCCCCGTGGATTATATGCTCGATTTCAAGAGCAATAAATGGGGCATCCGGGATGTGGTGATCGACGGCGTCAGCATTGTGGAAAACTACAACACAACCTTCTCGCGCGCGATACAGGCCAACGGCATCGGCGATCTGCTGAGCAAGATGCGCGTGCAGAAGAACGCCGTTGTGGGCGATACCAAGCCGTAAAATAGCCGTGAGCAAGGTTCTTCATGGCGCCGAGCGCTGGGCCGGGGGCATTAGAGCCGTGGATTGCGCTGCCGCCTGGCCCACCCTGCCGATCCGTGTAAGCGACTGCACGGATCGGCAGGGTGGGCGCGGTTCCTCCGTGCACACGATCAGGCCGAGCCTTTCGCCCGCTTATTGCCTTGACCGTTGCGAGCCTGCGATCACACCGGGCCTCGCGTACGCCCGCTCTTGTCATAATCGCCGCGAAACCCGCCCGCGATACCTTCCGCTGATCCCCTCCTCGGCAACCCTGAACGTGAATCGGCATAAATCGTAACTGGTTCCCCTTCTCGGCGGAGATTGCCTTTGCGCTACGATTCCGAAGGCATACCGGGAATCGGGACCACCGACTGTAACTTTTGCCGTGGCCGCTGCGACTAAGTCATCGAAAGTGGATCCGGCTGCACCGGAAAGTTTCGAATGGAGTTGTTCCGAAAAAGGAGAGTATGATGAAAAAGATCGCTTTGGTTTCAATCCTTGTGCTGTTTACAATGGCCTCCGTGGGGGCGAGCGTCGCTGCGGCCGGGCCGCGTGGTCACGGTGGCGGAGGAGGGTACGGGGGATGCATGCTCGGAACCCTGCTCAGCTTGAATCTTTCGGAGGCTCAGAAGCATGACGTCGCCGTGATCATGAAATCCAATCGCGACGAGTTCAGGACGGTGGTCGGGCAAATGAGGGAGGCGAAAAAGGCCCTGTTCGACCGGATCAATGCCGAGCCTCTGGATGAGGAAGCCATCAGGCAGGCCGTCCGGCAACTCGCAACCGTTGGAGAGCAGGCGGCCGTTTTGAGAGGGCGAGCGCTCTCGGAGATCAAGGGCGTGCTCACGCCGGAACAACGCGCGGCACTGGCGGAACAGCGGGCGCATTTCGGAGCGATGTTTGAAGGGAGAGGGCATCGAGGGAACTTCCTGTTGGATGACTGGATCGACAAGTACGGCAAGTGATCCTTCCCCTTACGGTCGCGGCTCGGGAGCGACGGCCGCGACCAACGGATATTCCCCCTCCGGACGCGCGCTCCGAGTCTCATTGTCCGGTGGATTTTCCTGCACAGAGAGGCCCTTGATCCCAGTGAAGGACAACCGGCGCGGTGACGATTTCGATTCCGAGGTCATCGGGAGGGTACTCGGAGGCGATGTGAACGCCTTCGAATCGCTGATGGAGAAATATGGCGATCGGGTCTGTCGTATTGTCTCGAACCATGTGCCGCGCGACTATACGGAAGAAGTGGTCCACGAGGCTTTCGTGCGGGCCTACCGCTCCCTGCCCGGTTATTCGGCGAAGGCCCCCTTCGGGTACTGGCTGTCCAAAATCGCGGTGAGGTGCTGTTATGATTTCTGGCGAAATCGACGAAGAAACAGGGAAATAGCCCTGACGAGTCTCACGGAGGACCACCAGAAATGGGTCGATGCCGTGCGAAGCGTCGAATCGCAGGAGGTTTTCGAAAGGGAAGCGGGCAGGAAGGAAGCCGGGGAAGTCCTCGAGTATGCCCTCGAAAGATTGTCCGCGGGCGATCGCACGGTTCTCACGATGCTCTATCTCGACGGCATTCCGGTGAAGGAAGCCGCCGATTTGCTGGGATGGAGCGTCGTGGGCGTCAAAGTGAGGGCTTACCGGGCAAAACGTAAAATGAGGAGAGTCGTTTCCGAGCTGCTGGAACAGAAGGATCACGAAGATGAAAGCAGATGAGGAAGAGATTTCGAGAATCGAGAACGCATTGCTGTCCGCCCGTCGGCACAGGGAAACGGAACGGATGAGCTCGCGGCTGAGAAGCGACATCATGCGGGACATCCGCGCGGCCGCTCCCCGACGGGATGATGTGCGGGAGCCTGTTCCACTGCGGCTGGTATGGAGGTTCGCCGCCACGGTTTCGCTGGTGGCCGTGCTGGTGCTTTTCTATACCTTCGGGTCGAATTCGGGCGCGGAATACGAAGCGGCGGCGTTTTTCGGCGACGACATTCTGATCGCCGGCTCTCTTGATCTCTTGTGATACCAAGGTGCGTTCAAGATCACGCAAAACCTGTCCGGCGGGAGAAGACGCGGGCGTGGATAAACCCGGTCCCTGCGGAACGATGTGCCGGCCAGACGTAGCAAGAGAAACGCTTTATGCCCTCCCGCCCAGGTGCTGCGGACTTGAATGCAACCTGGTATGAAAGCTGAACGACGATGAAGTGGAAAGTATGGCTCGGATTGATCGCGCTTTTTCTTTCGGGAGTCCTGGTTGGTGTCGCCGGAACGGGATTCTACCTCAAAGGATCGCTGGAACAGTCACTCATCGGCGGCCATCGGCCCATGATGGGCAAGAACATCATGCGGCGGCTGGCCGGAGAGCTTCAGTTGACCGGGGAACAGCGGGTTGAGGTGGGCAGGATCATCTGTGAGGCCGAGCGGCGGTTGATGGAAACCCGGAGAAAACACAGGCCGGAGGTCGAGGAGATCATCCGGGGGGCAATCGCCCAGATGAAGCCCTTGCTGACACCCGAGCAGCAAGAGAAACTCGACGCCATGCATACAAGAGCCCGGGATCGTTGGAAGAGACAGCTGGATTGGCACGGGGGGCGCCACGGCGGCTGGGACTGCACCTGAAGAAGAAGCAGCGATTGGCCCCATGAAAGCCCGGCGACGCCCGAAATGCCGCGAAAGCTCAAGGCTCCGGTCTCTCGCCCGGCGGCAGCATCCTGCCGTCTTTCTGCAAACGGTAGCGCCGTCCTCGCCATTCCACGCTCCATCCGGTCAGGCTGGCGCACCAGACGCCAAATCCCAACAGGTCCCGAGGCAACAGCAGCCAGAGGTTCTTTTCCAGTATCCGATCCCGCAGGCCGCGCACCCCGACGTACCACCCGGTAAAAAGCCGCAGGGCCGCAACGGCGCCCAGCAGCAGGAAAGTAAAGGGCGAGGCGAAGAAAATGAAGTTGAGCAGCGCCGGAACCGTGCCGTAAGTGATCGCCGTCCCGAAATGGCCCATGGGACGGCAGGCCCGGATGTTTCGCGACCAGCGGATTTGATGATTGAGCATCGAGCGGAAGCTGAGCGGAGGCGGCATCGTCTCCACCACCGGCCTTCCCAGCCTGATTTCGTATCCCTCTCTCCAAAGCAGGTTTCCCAGCATGTAGTCGTCCCCGAGGTAATCGGCGATGGCCGCAAACCCCCCGATGGAAGACAGCCTGGTTTTCGTGGTCGCCATGGTGGCGCCGAAAGCGAACCGGATGCCTTCGGTGAAGTCGGCGACCAAAACACCCGGGGCAAACTCGCCCGTTATCCCGACCGCTTCGAGCAATGACGTCCAATTCGGGGTCGCCCCGGCGCGATAAAGGCAGGTGACGAGGCCGATACGCTCGTCCGCGAGCTCCGGAACCAGGGTGGACAGGTAGTCCGCTTCCACCCGGATGTCGCTGTCCACAATTACGATCAATTCATGCCGGGCGGCCGCGAGCATGTTGTTCAAATTGCTCACCTTGGGGTTTGTCCCGATGGCCTTCGAGTCGATCACCAGATGAATGTCGCAGTGAGGGAAGTTCTCCTTCAGCCGTTCCACCACCGGGATCGAACTGTCCATGGGGTCCTGGACGCCGAACACGAGCTGAAACTCGGGGTAGTCCAGGCGGCAGAACGAAGCGTAGTTGTCATAGGCCTGGAAATCGGCGCCGCACAGAGGAATGAGAATCGAGGCGGGTCGGACCGCGGAGACCGGCGCAGCGGAGCGCGGGCGGGAAAAGAACCGCCGTGCGGCAACGATGCAGGTGAGGTAATAGGCGCACCCGGCAAGGGACAGCAGGGACAGGAAAAAAACGACACAATCGGTGAGCATCGGAGCCTGCATTTCATGCCATGGGTTCAATCGATGCGGCCGGCGGATTCGCGGACCCGAGGGCCGATCCCTTTCAGGGAACACAGACCAGCGCGACACCCATGCAGACCAGCAGTGTTCCCGCCCAGCGCAACCCGTTGACCTCTTCCTTCAGGACGAATCTGGCTCCGATAATCGTAACGACGTAAACAAGCGACGTCGCGGGAACGACGAAACTCAAATCCGCCCAGGACAGAACGGCCAGAAAGGCGAAGAAGCTCACCGCAAGGCTGGCCACGCCCGAAAGGAAACTCAGGTTGGTGAATACTCTTCCGGCGACGGAAAGCAATTCACGAGGGGAGATGGAAGCGACTTCGCCGATCTGCTTCATCCCCCGTGTGATCAACACATCGCCGGCGGCGTTCGACACGACGATGATCAGAACCAGGAGAGCGGTTATCATTCAGTGCTCCATCAAACCGGTATCGGAAGCCGGATCCGCCTCCGTCATGCATCGCCGTCCAGGCGGCGCTTGGATTTGCGGCCCGACCCCGCGACGAGCACTACACCGACGAAGATCAGGACGGTGCCGGCCCATCGCGCATTGGACACCGTTTCATTGAGAAAATGGTAACCGAAAAAAACGTTCAGGATGTAGCCGAACGCCGTAGCCGGCAGCACAAGGCTCAAGTCCGCCCATGTGAGCGTCGCCGAGAACATCACGAGGAAGAGGATCAGCAGCAGCGTGCCCAGCCAGATCAGCGGTTCTCTCATGGCATCCAGCAAAAGCATGGCCGAGAAGCTTCCATCGAACTGGTCAAGGGCAATGCCTTTCATCCCCTTGCTCAAACACGCATTGCCGATGGCTTGGGCGAACACGGCTATGGTCAGAACAACGGCGGTTTTCATAAGCATGCCTTCAAGTTGCTGTAATTGATCACATCGATACCGCCTGTCCGGATGGCCTCCTTCACTCGGGGGCTGATCAGGATTTCGAATTCCTTCGCAAGCTGGGCCGCCGTGGCGTCACCACGTTCCACACTATGACACAGGGCCGGATGGAAGTAAATTTCGTTCGTTGCGACCGGGAGATGTCTCAACACGTGGAGGACATATTCCTCGGTCATTCCGCCGCTCATCAGGTGGCCGAAGACCCTCGGAGCAAATGCGAAGCCCTCCCTTCTCAGGACCCGCTTCATGCGCCGGCACAACAGGCGAAAAACGAGGGTGGTGAGCATTCTTGCAGCGGACAGGCCGCCGTCGAAGCGTACGGCAGTCCACAGATCGTCTTCCGGCAACCGCATTCCCCGGATGCCGTGCTTCCCGGCGAGTTCCACGGCCGCGTCGAACACCACCGGATGCACGTGCATGTGCAGGTGGCTGTCCACGTGAGATGCCCTCAGACCGGTGGCCCTGAACTGCTCGAACTGGGCCGAGAGCTCGCGTTTCAACTGCTTCCTGGCCGCCGGGCAAAAAAAATACCGCAATCCGGCGATGGCCGGATCGGAAGGAAAACATCCGTTCCGGTCCACCAACGCCGGTATTTCCTTGGGGGGCAGCACGGACTTGCCGAGAACGGTGACGAGATGGAGACCGACGGCCAAACCGGGATTTTCCCTGGCCAGCTTGACTGCGTGAGGGGCGGCATCGCCGGTGACGATGAGGCTGCAACTCGACAGGACGCCCCGTCGGAATGCCGCGACAATGGCGTGGTTGACTTCTTCGGAGGCCCCGAAATCATCGCCGTTGAGAATCACTCGAGCTCGGTTCATCACACCCCGAAACCGGTGTCGCCAAATCTTCGCCTGCCCTGCAGCTTCAAACCTTTCCCCGCACGAATCGCTTTCGTTTGGCCCGAAGCTGGAGATATTCCCTCGCTTCTCTGTACAGGCGACTTCTTTCCGTCTTGTCGAAAAGCGCGCGCCTGATGATGCGAAAGGCCACTTTCGGACGAAAATAGTATCGCCCGTAAAAGTCTTCGACGGCCTGGACGATTTCATGCCTTGTGAGGCCGGGGTATTCGAAATTGGGGAGCTGGTGCCCCAGTTCATCGAACATCTCGTCCTTGGTCAGGTAACCCCGATCGCGCAGCCAGACTTCGAAATCGGTGCCTGGAAACGGGTGCGCTATGGACACCTGGATGGTCTCGCAGTCGAGCTCCTCGGCAAACCGCATGGTTGTCTTGATCGTCTCCCGGGTTTCCCCCGGCAAGCCGATGATGAAATCCCCGTGAACCGCCAACCCCAGGCTCCTGGCCGTCTTCATAAAACTCATGGCCAGCTCGGGGGTCGCGCCTTTCTTGACGTTCTTCAGAATGCCGGAGTCGCCGGATTCGAATCCGACGATCAGGAGACGGCAGCCGGCGTCTCTCATCGCCTTCAGCATCTCATGATCGGCGTTGACGCGACACGTGCAGGACCAGGTGAACCCGAGGGGCTTGAGCTTTGCGCACAGATCGAGCACCCGGGTCTTGTCCCACGAAAAGGTATCGTCATCGAAGAAGATCTCCTTGAGGTTCGGGAAGAGCTCGAAGGCGCGTTTCACGTCGGAGGCCACGCTTTCGGCTGCCCGCGGGCGGTATGTGTGGCCGCTGAACGTCTGCGGCCAAAGACAATAGGTGCACCGCGCGGGACAGCCCCGGCCGGTGTAAAAGGCGATGAACGGGTGGAGGAGGAACGGCACGTTGTAGCGGGTTATGTCCAAGTCCCGCTTGTAGACATCCACCACCGAGGGCAATGAATCCAGGTCGGTGAACACAGGGCGATCGGGGGTGTGGACGATGTGGCCGTTCTCCAGGTAGCTCACGCCGAGTATATCGGGCAGAGGTTTTCCCTGGGCGAATTCGGTGACCGCGTGATCGAATTCCTTCCTCACCACGAAGTCGATCGCCGGGGAGGCCCTCAGGGACTCCTCCGGGTGAACCGACACCGGCGGACCGACGAAAGCTATTCGGACGTCCGGATGGCTCTTCTTGATCATTTCCGCCAGCAGGATATCGTTGTTGAACCCCGGTGTGCTGGTGAACAGGACAATGAAGTCGTAGTCTCCGGCAATGCGTATGGTTTCCTCCGGAGTGACACCGTGAGGAGGGGCATCGAGCAGCCTGCTTTCCTTGATCATTCCCGCCGGATAGGCGAGCCACACCGGATACCAGTACGACGTGATCTCACGCCGGGCCGGCCAGCGGGAACCTGCCCCCCCGTCAAACTTCTCGAACGACGGAGGATTCAGGAGCAGAGTCTTCATTTGGTCCTCCCATGGCTTCTTGAGTCGATGAACTATAAGGGGCATGGGTATTGATGTCAAGTGAAGTGCGCCGGGGCTGCGGGGGCGATTGTCCCCGGCCTCCCCTCAACGCTCGGGAGCCTTTGCGAACGCGCGCAAGAACCTCGCTCGGGCGCGAAGACCTCAGGCTGCTTACCGGTAAGGGCGCATGAACCCATGGGACGCACCGGGCAGGGCGGCGCAGGGCCGTTTTGCGCAACTAGGGAGTTTTGAGGAGCAGGGGCCGGAACCCATGGGGAGGCGGAAACAGCCCGACCTAGTCATGACTTTCGGTCTTGCTTCCATTGACTTGAACAGGCGGGCGCTCCGGTTTCATTCCGGGATCAGGTTCCTGATGTCGGGCTTCTTTCGGGCTTTCTTCTCGGCATCCTCCCCCTTCGATTCCGTTTGCTTCTCCTCGTGGCAGGCGCGCTCCCTGTCGATGCGGTTCTTCATCCAGAGCTTGACCGCGTTGCCGCTGGTGTAATCTTCATCATCCTGGCAATTGTGCTGCAACACCATGTTGATCTTGTTTTTTTCCGAATCCGTGAATGACCATTTCCAGGCGATGCATGCCCGGAATGCGTCACCCTTGTACTCGGAGGGCTTTCCGAATTTCTTGTCGAACCGTTCCATCAATTCGTCGAAAAACTCTTTGTCATCCCTGTCGTACTTCAACTTTATCTTGACGATGATTCCCGGCTGGTCGCAGTTTCCGTAGGATAGGTATCCGCTCCTGTAACCGTCGATAGGCTTGATGTCCACCTCGGACAAATACTCGGAGTGGCGCAGCGGCACCGCCGTCTCCACTTGAACCTGATCCTTGTATTGAGAGACGTTCACGCCGAGGCGGAATCCGGCGATCTGACGAGGAGCCTCGGCACCGCACAAGCCGCAGAACAGGAGTGAAACCACCAGTGCGGCGGAAAGGCAAACCAGTTTCTTCATGAGGCGGCTCCTTGGAAATGGGAATCTCGATGTCTCCGTTCAATGACTCCGGGAGGAAAAGCACACGGCCCCTGCATGTCCTTTGGACTCCTCTCCCGGCGAAAAACGACCTCGGAGAAAGGCTTTACGGGCGTGGGGTTGCATCCCTCGCTCTTCTTCCCTGGGCCGGTTCAGAAGCGAAGACCCCGTGCCGGCGTGGAAAATCTGAATGTCTCCGGTTCCACCAGGGTGCGCAGGTCGGCGACTCCGTAAGGGGGTCGGGGAATTCCCCCGCTCAATATAATGAAGACCGGAATTCCTATCAAGGATTGTTTGACGCGGGGTTTGGAGCCGTCCCCCGCTCGAAGGGCATAAAAAGGGTCATCCCGCCGTCGCGCGCGGCTGGGTCGCCCCAGCACGCAGCCGCTTCATTTCTTCCACGTAGCCTTTGATGTCGCATTTTCGCTCGAGACCGGAGGCGGCCATGTACCGTACGGTTCCGAAAATCGGGCGCTCCTTCCATGGCCGGTCGTGCAGACCGAGAACCCATCCTGCTCCCGCATAGGAATTGGGATCGCGGCCGTCCAGGAAATACTTGTTGTTCAGGGCCAGGATGGTCTGGAATGCCTCTTCGGGCGTTTCGCTCCACTCCAGTATTTTCTTCCCCCAGTACATCCTCATGTGATTGTGCATGTAGCCGGTAAACTTCATCTCCGTCATGGCGGCGTTCCAGTATTCGTCGTGTGTCCGCAGGTTCTCCAGCTCCTGCCGGCCGTAGCGGAACTCGCGGCGGTCTTTGCGGTGCCGGGCCAGTGTTTCCCGCGCCCAGCGCGGCAGACATTCATAGGAATCGTAATTCCGGGTATGATGGACGAAATTCAAGGCGAGCTCACGCCGTACCAGCAACTGTTCCAGAAACGCCG from Syntrophobacter fumaroxidans MPOB includes these protein-coding regions:
- a CDS encoding MlaC/ttg2D family ABC transporter substrate-binding protein; this translates as MSAQTGSATDQVKVVLDKAMEIQTRGDLQGEAHRAERAKLVRKLISDNFLSSEMAREAIKGHWDKLSAAQRSEFQGLFIALFQDSYTRMVLNFLQRETIEYRGESSEGKSKMVRTVIMRANEHIPVDYMLDFKSNKWGIRDVVIDGVSIVENYNTTFSRAIQANGIGDLLSKMRVQKNAVVGDTKP
- a CDS encoding MMPL family transporter; the encoded protein is MNLLSRLVQSWVAWVLPRPRLVLGMALVTAAASLFLAATKLHVQTDQLELISAKHPLIALSRKLEPFNFDGRATFSVVIKAPTPRQAVAFISELGARVGKDAAHFRDVFYRVDPDLFKKWALLYLDRKDLLQIRESLEEHSKMIAELSAEPDLLGFLKLVNREMASRMVGELFTGFLDEDPAAKRSKGKEPMDLGFLIQTLSGLSSYLDGHDKYTSPWSSFFKSKAWDLDQEGYFWEANKRFAVLIAIPAKLAVDAFSDTQISLGALRRHVRDVKALHPDVEAGVTGQEALNNDEMRTVLGDMSVATWLSLLGVFVLLILFLRSLRRSVIEVATLIVGLCWTFGWTTIFIGHLNILSVVFAPLLCGLGVDYGIHWMARFEEEERGGALDNRALTERVMDRSGPGIVLAGLSAAFSFIPFVLTGFAGLMELGLITGMGILLILLAGFTVLPALMIIFGGCRKRAEVDPGIQAERDLIRLGRGSASLVLAAALGLCVLSLLGLRGVRFELNPLLLQAANAESVVWEKTLIEQSEHQLLSAAAFASSPEETSAKAKRFEALPTVASVKTVFGILPEDQEEKLPLLRALLPLIPEMRPSRAQPDPPYISDLIETLERIRFKLQDDQAEKWGADKPLVEQMATVRNLGAGIIGALRASPEGLQRLAGYRARFTDDLTETWSFLRDGAAARPMTLDDTPKVLRDQFLRDGLYLLRVFPRQSVWEEEALARFVKDVMSVEKDVVGDPVSLHLFASAYKRACMLASAYALAAIFLLLILTFRNLRHAALALIPLVVGTVWTAGIMGVAGVDFNLANSMFMPLVVGAGVEYAIIIIARWREGGMQPGHLPWSTGKGVILAALTTTVGFGTLMISRHQGIFSLGFVAWSGSLCVLATAIFVLPAILAGMNPPEGIPLKKEKDNGTMVSNCLDVPVLTRECSSCVGANRKRH
- a CDS encoding Spy/CpxP family protein refolding chaperone, which encodes MMKKIALVSILVLFTMASVGASVAAAGPRGHGGGGGYGGCMLGTLLSLNLSEAQKHDVAVIMKSNRDEFRTVVGQMREAKKALFDRINAEPLDEEAIRQAVRQLATVGEQAAVLRGRALSEIKGVLTPEQRAALAEQRAHFGAMFEGRGHRGNFLLDDWIDKYGK
- a CDS encoding RNA polymerase sigma factor, whose translation is MKDNRRGDDFDSEVIGRVLGGDVNAFESLMEKYGDRVCRIVSNHVPRDYTEEVVHEAFVRAYRSLPGYSAKAPFGYWLSKIAVRCCYDFWRNRRRNREIALTSLTEDHQKWVDAVRSVESQEVFEREAGRKEAGEVLEYALERLSAGDRTVLTMLYLDGIPVKEAADLLGWSVVGVKVRAYRAKRKMRRVVSELLEQKDHEDESR
- the hpnJ gene encoding hopanoid biosynthesis associated radical SAM protein HpnJ encodes the protein MKTLLLNPPSFEKFDGGAGSRWPARREITSYWYPVWLAYPAGMIKESRLLDAPPHGVTPEETIRIAGDYDFIVLFTSTPGFNNDILLAEMIKKSHPDVRIAFVGPPVSVHPEESLRASPAIDFVVRKEFDHAVTEFAQGKPLPDILGVSYLENGHIVHTPDRPVFTDLDSLPSVVDVYKRDLDITRYNVPFLLHPFIAFYTGRGCPARCTYCLWPQTFSGHTYRPRAAESVASDVKRAFELFPNLKEIFFDDDTFSWDKTRVLDLCAKLKPLGFTWSCTCRVNADHEMLKAMRDAGCRLLIVGFESGDSGILKNVKKGATPELAMSFMKTARSLGLAVHGDFIIGLPGETRETIKTTMRFAEELDCETIQVSIAHPFPGTDFEVWLRDRGYLTKDEMFDELGHQLPNFEYPGLTRHEIVQAVEDFYGRYYFRPKVAFRIIRRALFDKTERSRLYREAREYLQLRAKRKRFVRGKV
- the hpnK gene encoding hopanoid biosynthesis-associated protein HpnK, which translates into the protein MNRARVILNGDDFGASEEVNHAIVAAFRRGVLSSCSLIVTGDAAPHAVKLARENPGLAVGLHLVTVLGKSVLPPKEIPALVDRNGCFPSDPAIAGLRYFFCPAARKQLKRELSAQFEQFRATGLRASHVDSHLHMHVHPVVFDAAVELAGKHGIRGMRLPEDDLWTAVRFDGGLSAARMLTTLVFRLLCRRMKRVLRREGFAFAPRVFGHLMSGGMTEEYVLHVLRHLPVATNEIYFHPALCHSVERGDATAAQLAKEFEILISPRVKEAIRTGGIDVINYSNLKACL
- the hpnI gene encoding bacteriohopanetetrol glucosamine biosynthesis glycosyltransferase HpnI, which gives rise to MQAPMLTDCVVFFLSLLSLAGCAYYLTCIVAARRFFSRPRSAAPVSAVRPASILIPLCGADFQAYDNYASFCRLDYPEFQLVFGVQDPMDSSIPVVERLKENFPHCDIHLVIDSKAIGTNPKVSNLNNMLAAARHELIVIVDSDIRVEADYLSTLVPELADERIGLVTCLYRAGATPNWTSLLEAVGITGEFAPGVLVADFTEGIRFAFGATMATTKTRLSSIGGFAAIADYLGDDYMLGNLLWREGYEIRLGRPVVETMPPPLSFRSMLNHQIRWSRNIRACRPMGHFGTAITYGTVPALLNFIFFASPFTFLLLGAVAALRLFTGWYVGVRGLRDRILEKNLWLLLPRDLLGFGVWCASLTGWSVEWRGRRYRLQKDGRMLPPGERPEP
- a CDS encoding EamA family transporter — translated: MITALLVLIIVVSNAAGDVLITRGMKQIGEVASISPRELLSVAGRVFTNLSFLSGVASLAVSFFAFLAVLSWADLSFVVPATSLVYVVTIIGARFVLKEEVNGLRWAGTLLVCMGVALVCVP